From a region of the Vicinamibacteria bacterium genome:
- a CDS encoding glycoside hydrolase domain-containing protein, which yields MRLQGARGETVAFQVALASERGSPRVEVELSDLAGQGSRLPRRQFAAFLETYLYCPAVEGKLVALPPGEYPDPLVPLWEDAPGSRPVAAPFSLIPRRNQVLWIDLEVPRGAAAGSYAGTLTFRAEGQPLAVLRIELQVLPFEIPARPSLAAWVPLYATRLWEREGLAPLPAPERQGVLAAYFRMAHAHRFATQIMEEQPELRWDEKTGALLSVAWADYDSRYGSSLDGSLFTDREPPRLWKVGGFVWWGARTGDPPNFGGDYRRDSALTPAHRRALIEYARICAQHFREKGWTRPQLFMYMIDEPKFREYPGTPRLVKDYGDALHASGTPIRHLVTIAPHDSPVPVGAVDIWATWGAGYRPREMGARQSRGEQAWFYQQHEPFVGGHCLNNEGLGLRSWPWIAERYAVDGIFLWVGNFWDQDPYRSVYNWDDGLLGNGVLFYPGAMLPSVGFPAVRGPVPSFRMKALRRGLLDYEYLALLRALGGDPGPLVRRVIRSALNEKEYDPYWDHPLWAKPGDWSHNPADWDAAREEVARDIVLRKAQ from the coding sequence GTGCGGCTCCAAGGCGCGCGTGGCGAGACCGTGGCCTTCCAGGTGGCACTGGCCTCCGAGAGGGGCAGCCCAAGGGTGGAGGTCGAGCTTAGCGATCTGGCGGGACAGGGCAGCCGACTCCCCCGCCGCCAGTTCGCCGCCTTCTTGGAGACCTACCTCTACTGTCCCGCAGTGGAAGGTAAGCTGGTCGCCCTCCCCCCCGGGGAGTACCCGGATCCCCTGGTGCCGCTCTGGGAAGACGCGCCGGGCAGCCGTCCCGTGGCCGCCCCGTTTTCCCTCATTCCCCGCCGCAACCAGGTTCTCTGGATCGATCTCGAGGTCCCACGCGGTGCAGCGGCCGGGAGCTATGCCGGCACCCTCACCTTCCGCGCGGAGGGACAGCCTCTGGCTGTGTTGCGGATCGAGCTACAGGTGCTCCCCTTCGAGATCCCCGCCCGCCCCTCGCTGGCAGCCTGGGTGCCCCTCTACGCGACCCGCCTCTGGGAGCGCGAGGGCCTTGCCCCCCTTCCCGCACCCGAGCGCCAGGGGGTCCTCGCGGCTTACTTCCGCATGGCCCACGCTCACCGCTTCGCCACCCAAATCATGGAAGAGCAGCCGGAGCTACGATGGGACGAGAAGACGGGCGCTCTCCTCTCTGTGGCCTGGGCCGACTATGACTCCCGCTACGGATCTAGCCTCGATGGCTCTCTATTCACGGACCGGGAGCCGCCCCGCCTGTGGAAGGTTGGGGGCTTTGTCTGGTGGGGAGCCCGCACCGGCGATCCGCCCAACTTCGGCGGCGACTACCGGCGAGACTCGGCCCTCACCCCCGCCCACCGCCGCGCCCTGATCGAGTATGCCCGCATCTGCGCCCAACACTTTCGCGAGAAGGGCTGGACGCGACCCCAGCTGTTCATGTACATGATCGACGAGCCGAAGTTCCGAGAGTACCCTGGCACACCGCGGCTCGTGAAGGACTACGGGGATGCCCTCCACGCGTCGGGCACGCCCATCCGGCACTTGGTGACGATCGCCCCGCACGACAGCCCGGTCCCCGTGGGTGCGGTGGACATCTGGGCGACCTGGGGGGCGGGTTACCGCCCGCGGGAGATGGGCGCGCGGCAGTCACGCGGCGAGCAGGCCTGGTTCTACCAGCAGCACGAACCATTCGTGGGCGGCCACTGCTTGAACAATGAGGGCCTCGGCCTCCGCAGCTGGCCCTGGATCGCCGAGCGCTACGCCGTCGACGGGATCTTCCTCTGGGTCGGGAACTTCTGGGACCAAGATCCGTATCGAAGTGTCTACAACTGGGACGATGGCCTCCTCGGGAATGGCGTGCTCTTCTACCCGGGAGCCATGCTCCCCTCCGTTGGCTTCCCGGCGGTGCGCGGCCCCGTTCCCTCCTTCCGCATGAAGGCGCTTCGTCGCGGCCTTCTCGACTACGAGTACCTGGCCCTGCTGAGGGCCCTCGGCGGCGATCCCGGCCCCCTTGTGCGCCGCGTGATCCGCTCCGCCCTCAACGAGAAGGAGTACGACCCCTACTGGGATCACCCGCTCTGGGCCAAGCCGGGGGACTGGAGCCACAACCCCGCCGATTGGGATGCGGCGCGGGAGGAGGTGGCGCGCGACATCGTGCTCCGGAAGGCGCAATGA
- a CDS encoding polysaccharide deacetylase family protein, with amino-acid sequence MRPPRAAILMYHRVSETGAEPEEGDYALPSALFEAQIRLLAAEGRAVVPLVSLAQGPYPDGAVVLTFDDGCDTDAMIAAPLLRTLGFPAAFFVNPARVGQAGRLSWDQLRGLAADGFAIGSHGLDHTLLDHVSAPELQRQLVDSKQRLQECLRQPVDALSLPGGRGGRRAWRMANAAGYRWVLGSRPGLVRGAAGAGILPRFPLRRAHGLAGFSAAVGQRPSFLLRQLLRHQATHVTRALLSARAYDSLRRLWLARFHPTGRA; translated from the coding sequence ATGAGGCCCCCCCGCGCCGCCATCCTCATGTATCACCGGGTCAGCGAGACGGGCGCCGAACCGGAGGAGGGCGACTATGCCCTCCCGAGCGCGCTCTTCGAGGCCCAAATACGGCTTCTGGCCGCGGAGGGGCGAGCGGTGGTGCCTCTGGTCTCGCTCGCGCAGGGGCCCTACCCGGACGGGGCGGTCGTCCTCACCTTCGACGATGGCTGTGACACGGACGCCATGATCGCAGCGCCATTGCTCCGCACGCTAGGTTTTCCGGCCGCCTTCTTCGTAAACCCCGCGCGGGTCGGACAAGCCGGCCGCCTCTCCTGGGATCAGCTCCGCGGCCTGGCCGCGGATGGGTTTGCGATCGGGTCGCATGGCCTGGACCACACACTACTCGACCACGTTTCCGCCCCTGAGCTGCAGCGGCAGCTCGTGGACTCGAAACAGCGCCTTCAGGAGTGCTTGCGTCAGCCCGTCGATGCCCTGTCCTTGCCCGGCGGCCGCGGCGGACGGCGCGCGTGGCGCATGGCGAACGCCGCGGGCTACCGCTGGGTGCTGGGATCCCGCCCGGGTCTCGTGCGCGGGGCGGCGGGGGCCGGCATACTACCTCGCTTCCCCCTGCGGCGGGCCCACGGCCTGGCCGGGTTCTCGGCCGCGGTCGGGCAGCGGCCCTCCTTCCTCCTCCGGCAGCTGCTGCGGCATCAGGCGACGCATGTCACTCGGGCGCTCCTATCCGCGCGAGCCTATGATAGCCTGCGCCGCCTCTGGCTCGCGCGCTTCCATCCCACGGGGAGGGCTTGA
- a CDS encoding glycosyltransferase family 2 protein has protein sequence MGLVFWIAAALVLYAYLGYPILITVMARLWPAPAVSKQDVTPALSLLIIVHNEEAYLEDKLRNALALDYPKHKLEILVVSDGSTDGTEAIAVSFAAAGVRLLCLAGPRGKAACLNEAVPRASGDFVVFTDARQPLAPDAVRHLVGYFADPSVGAVGGELHLLTPAGVPTEGVALYWRYEKLIRRAESRFDSTVGVTGALYALRRDLFVPLDPRTILDDVALPMEVVLAGHRVLFAPEARAWDRMAESPAREFQRKVRTLAGNFQLLALRPVLLHPVRDRLLWQLLSHKVLRLAVPWCLLVLFLASAQLSFSGSAFYRLAFGAQVLFYLLAAAGGRKARARSPLRLTLLPYTLALLNLAAARGLVGFLRGTETAVWKSSS, from the coding sequence GTGGGGCTCGTGTTCTGGATCGCAGCCGCGCTCGTTCTCTACGCCTACCTCGGCTACCCCATCCTCATTACCGTCATGGCCCGACTATGGCCGGCGCCCGCGGTCTCTAAGCAGGACGTCACCCCCGCCCTCTCCCTCCTGATCATCGTCCACAACGAGGAGGCCTACCTCGAAGACAAGCTCCGCAATGCGCTTGCCCTCGACTACCCGAAGCACAAGCTCGAGATACTGGTCGTCTCCGATGGCTCCACGGACGGCACGGAAGCCATTGCCGTCAGCTTTGCGGCGGCGGGCGTTCGGCTCCTGTGCCTCGCCGGACCCCGTGGCAAGGCGGCCTGCCTCAACGAAGCAGTGCCCCGCGCCAGTGGCGATTTCGTAGTATTCACGGACGCCCGCCAGCCTCTCGCCCCGGATGCCGTGCGTCACCTCGTTGGCTACTTTGCCGACCCCTCGGTGGGCGCAGTGGGCGGCGAACTCCACCTGCTCACCCCTGCCGGCGTGCCCACCGAGGGGGTGGCGCTCTACTGGAGGTACGAGAAACTCATCCGTCGCGCAGAGAGCCGGTTCGACTCCACGGTGGGCGTAACGGGGGCCCTCTATGCGTTGCGCAGGGACCTGTTCGTGCCCCTCGATCCCCGAACGATTCTGGATGACGTCGCCCTGCCCATGGAGGTCGTGCTGGCCGGGCACCGGGTGCTCTTCGCCCCGGAGGCGCGAGCCTGGGACCGCATGGCCGAGAGCCCGGCCCGCGAGTTTCAACGCAAGGTCCGCACCCTGGCCGGAAACTTTCAGCTTCTCGCCCTGCGTCCCGTGCTTCTACACCCCGTGCGCGACCGTCTCCTCTGGCAGCTTCTCTCCCACAAGGTCCTGCGCCTCGCGGTGCCTTGGTGCCTGCTCGTCCTCTTCCTAGCCAGCGCACAGCTCTCCTTTTCGGGCAGTGCCTTCTACCGGCTCGCGTTTGGCGCCCAAGTGCTCTTCTATCTCCTTGCCGCTGCCGGCGGACGTAAGGCCCGGGCGCGGAGCCCTCTGCGCCTGACCCTCCTTCCCTACACCCTCGCGCTGCTGAACCTGGCCGCCGCTCGCGGCCTGGTTGGCTTTCTCCGCGGCACGGAGACCGCGGTCTGGAAGAGTTCTTCATGA
- a CDS encoding glycosyltransferase: MNTSRIAYILSRFPCYDEVFLLREIHAVAARLDTWIFTLRSSHEPVVHDEARALLPRTLYVAFLVSPRILRAHALLLRRRPRRYLAALARLVAGNWRSPEFLLKNLAFFPKAVWLAQWAIENGVTHVHAGWATYAASVAHVVSGISGVPFSFSGHAHDIYLNTTHLAEKIRHAAFVTTCTVANAVHLRGLAPECPSAHLAVIHHGIRVSDFRQAREGDEPLHILSVGTLNPHKGFAYLIDALARLAGEGHKFHCTIVGGGPLDATLRAQLTGARLDDRVTMTGPLKHADVLPHYSRASVFVLMAQPEWHWGIPNVLIEALAARCAVITTRFGSVEELVKDGETGLLVPPRDSAALAEAIRGLAENQALRRRLAEAGHRVVASEFDLERATEEYVRRFQGLPA, from the coding sequence ATGAACACTTCCCGCATCGCCTATATCCTCTCCAGGTTCCCTTGCTACGACGAGGTGTTCCTGCTCCGCGAGATCCACGCCGTGGCCGCGCGGCTCGATACCTGGATCTTTACCTTGCGCTCCTCCCATGAACCCGTAGTCCACGATGAGGCCCGCGCCCTCCTCCCGCGTACGCTCTACGTCGCCTTTCTGGTGTCTCCCCGCATTTTGCGGGCGCACGCGCTTTTGCTCCGGCGCCGACCTCGGCGCTACCTGGCCGCGCTGGCTCGCCTCGTGGCCGGCAACTGGCGAAGCCCCGAGTTTCTGCTCAAGAACCTCGCCTTCTTTCCCAAGGCCGTGTGGCTCGCCCAGTGGGCGATCGAAAACGGAGTCACCCACGTGCACGCCGGCTGGGCGACCTACGCAGCCTCGGTCGCCCACGTGGTCTCCGGGATCTCTGGCGTACCCTTCAGCTTCTCCGGCCACGCCCACGACATCTATCTCAACACCACCCACCTCGCCGAAAAGATCCGGCACGCCGCTTTCGTCACCACCTGCACCGTCGCCAACGCCGTGCACCTCCGCGGGCTCGCTCCCGAGTGCCCATCCGCACACCTCGCCGTGATCCACCACGGCATCCGAGTCTCCGACTTCCGCCAAGCGCGGGAGGGGGATGAGCCGCTGCATATCCTTTCCGTAGGCACCCTCAACCCCCACAAGGGATTCGCATACCTGATCGATGCCCTTGCCCGTCTGGCCGGGGAGGGCCACAAGTTCCACTGTACGATCGTGGGCGGGGGACCCCTGGACGCGACCCTGCGTGCCCAGCTGACGGGCGCCCGCCTAGACGATCGCGTCACCATGACTGGGCCCCTCAAGCACGCAGACGTGCTCCCCCACTACTCCCGCGCGTCCGTCTTCGTCCTGATGGCCCAACCGGAGTGGCACTGGGGGATCCCCAATGTCCTCATCGAGGCCCTGGCCGCCCGTTGCGCCGTGATCACCACCCGCTTTGGATCGGTGGAGGAGCTGGTGAAGGACGGAGAGACTGGACTGCTCGTGCCACCCCGCGATTCCGCCGCGCTGGCGGAGGCCATCCGCGGCCTCGCCGAAAACCAGGCGCTCCGCCGGCGGCTCGCCGAAGCCGGTCATCGGGTCGTGGCATCGGAGTTCGATCTCGAGAGGGCCACGGAGGAGTACGTTCGGCGCTTCCAGGGCCTGCCCGCATGA
- a CDS encoding glycosyltransferase produces MSLRPIRVAFLIDKLHRAGAQVHLGQLVSRLDRGAFTPEVVCLLGGGPVADELRENGVRVEVLSLGRLYSPRGMLGLPRLARRLRASKPDVLHTYLTSANIYGALAGRLAGVGAVVTSRRDTGFSRNWRLRLVEECLINPFVDRVTAVCPAVATATRGERGLRNGQIVTIPNGVDLTRFDPERHSRAEARHRWGLRPEQEAVGAIGNLLPAKGHADLLKAAALVVAQRPDTHFFLVGDGPLRPDLEALADQLGIRGRVVFTGPLQDVSSVLAMLDVVVLPSHHEGLSNVLLESMAMARPVVATAAGGNPDVVRDGVNGRLVPTRDPQALAAAILALLEDSPAAASLGREARRLVGREFSLERMVAGYEVFYRDLVESRRAASAPSS; encoded by the coding sequence ATGAGCCTGCGTCCCATCCGGGTCGCCTTTCTGATCGACAAGCTGCACCGGGCGGGGGCCCAGGTCCACCTGGGCCAGCTCGTCTCCCGCCTCGATCGCGGTGCCTTTACACCCGAGGTCGTCTGCCTCCTCGGCGGCGGCCCGGTGGCGGATGAGCTACGCGAAAATGGGGTGAGGGTGGAGGTTCTGAGTCTCGGTCGACTCTACAGCCCCCGCGGCATGCTCGGCCTGCCGCGCCTGGCTCGGCGCTTGCGCGCCTCAAAGCCTGACGTGCTTCACACCTACCTGACGAGCGCGAACATATATGGCGCGCTAGCCGGACGGCTCGCCGGAGTGGGCGCGGTGGTGACCTCCCGCCGGGACACCGGCTTCTCACGCAATTGGAGGCTCCGGCTCGTCGAAGAATGCCTCATCAACCCCTTCGTGGACCGAGTGACCGCGGTCTGCCCCGCCGTCGCCACCGCAACCCGGGGGGAAAGGGGCCTTCGCAACGGGCAAATAGTAACGATACCGAACGGAGTGGACCTGACGAGGTTCGATCCCGAGCGCCACTCCCGGGCCGAGGCTCGCCACCGATGGGGCCTTCGCCCTGAGCAGGAAGCGGTGGGCGCGATCGGGAACCTCCTGCCTGCTAAGGGGCATGCCGACTTGCTCAAGGCCGCGGCGCTCGTGGTGGCGCAGAGGCCCGACACGCATTTCTTCCTGGTGGGCGATGGTCCCCTGCGACCCGACCTCGAGGCCCTTGCCGACCAACTGGGCATCCGCGGACGCGTGGTCTTCACGGGACCCCTTCAGGATGTGTCCTCCGTCCTGGCCATGCTGGACGTCGTGGTCCTACCCTCCCACCACGAAGGCCTCTCCAACGTTCTGCTCGAGTCCATGGCCATGGCACGGCCCGTGGTAGCGACCGCCGCGGGTGGGAATCCCGATGTGGTTCGCGATGGGGTAAACGGTCGCCTGGTCCCGACCCGCGACCCCCAGGCCCTTGCTGCGGCGATCCTCGCTCTCCTCGAGGATTCCCCCGCGGCGGCATCCCTGGGGCGCGAAGCGCGGCGCTTGGTTGGGCGCGAATTCAGCCTGGAACGCATGGTTGCCGGCTATGAGGTCTTCTACCGCGACCTCGTGGAGTCGCGGCGGGCCGCCTCCGCGCCCTCCTCGTAG